One part of the Streptomyces lienomycini genome encodes these proteins:
- a CDS encoding AfsR/SARP family transcriptional regulator, whose translation MDGVPRVPEQRRPGSPAEPDGPAALRFGVLGPVRAWRGEETLATGSPQQRALLAALLLREGRTATAAELIDALWGEEPPSQALAAVRTYASRLRKVLDPGVLASESGGYAVRGLAEGALDLARAQDLAAEAEKARSSGDLGHARDLLRRALALWDGEVLAGVPGPYAQTQRVRLGEWRLQLLETRLDMDLEQGCHAESVSELTALTAAHPLRERLRELLMLALYRSGRQAEALAVYADTRRLLADELGVDPRPGLQELQQGILRADPHLAEPPAPAADTAPLPVRPAQLPATVPDFTGRASFVRELSGVLSAASGGATTGRVMAVSALAGIGGVGKTTLAVHVAHRARAAFPDGQLYVDLQGAGARPAEPETVLGSFLRALGTADSAVPDSLEERAALYRSVLDGRRVLVLLDNARDAAQVRPLLPGTEGCAALVTARVRMVDLAGAHLVDLDVMSPEEALVLFTRIVGEERVASERKAALDVVGACGFLPLAIRVAASRLAARRTWTVSVLAAKLADERRRLDELQAGDLAVEATFELGYGQLEPAQARAFRLLGLADGPDISLAAAAAVLDLPAQDTEDLLESLVDTSLLESAAPGRYRLHDLVRLYARACAERDEQPPGERAAALSRLLDFYLATAAGVYAIERPGDRLVDGLEPTEYPGLTFTEGSAALDWLYTEAGPLLACVRQSVGTGRLRRAVDLLWAAKDLTESGADSHQYEATARGMCEATRTAGDTLAEGRARTVLTDVLLVTGRIPQAEVESRLAMRLAESVDDGAAVSWVANSLGLICLHQGRHTDSKPFFERAIEGFRALCNRPPEATALCNLSRAHLGAGDVAQAVDFARRGLDAHAEFGRTVRLANSHYALGIALNRADRHTEALGHFSEALTIFTAHRQRLWEGTTNYRIAEVHLAAQRPAQAAQHAEQALALGCIGGDRMQGNVLTLLGRALSGLEQTDRARACWSKALRLYEQEGAEEASEARALLRPASAA comes from the coding sequence ATGGACGGTGTACCGCGGGTTCCGGAGCAGCGGCGCCCCGGATCCCCGGCGGAACCGGACGGGCCGGCCGCGCTCCGCTTCGGTGTGCTCGGACCGGTGCGTGCCTGGCGCGGCGAGGAGACGCTGGCCACCGGCTCACCCCAGCAGCGCGCGCTGCTGGCCGCCCTGCTGCTCCGCGAGGGCCGTACGGCGACGGCGGCCGAGCTGATCGACGCCCTGTGGGGCGAGGAGCCGCCGTCGCAGGCGCTGGCGGCGGTGCGGACGTACGCGTCCCGGCTGCGCAAGGTCCTGGACCCCGGCGTGCTGGCCAGCGAGTCGGGCGGGTACGCCGTGCGGGGCCTGGCCGAGGGGGCGTTGGACCTGGCGAGGGCGCAGGACCTGGCCGCCGAGGCCGAGAAGGCCAGGAGCTCCGGAGACCTGGGCCACGCCCGCGACCTGCTGCGCCGGGCACTGGCCCTGTGGGACGGCGAGGTCCTGGCCGGCGTACCGGGCCCGTACGCCCAGACGCAGCGCGTCCGCCTGGGCGAATGGCGGCTGCAACTCCTGGAGACCCGCCTCGACATGGACCTCGAGCAGGGCTGCCACGCCGAGTCCGTCTCGGAACTGACCGCGCTCACGGCGGCCCACCCCCTGCGCGAACGCCTGCGGGAGCTGCTGATGCTGGCCCTGTACCGCAGCGGGCGCCAGGCGGAGGCCCTCGCGGTCTACGCGGACACGCGGCGCCTGCTCGCCGACGAGCTGGGCGTCGACCCGCGCCCCGGCCTCCAGGAGCTCCAGCAGGGCATCCTCCGGGCCGATCCGCACCTGGCGGAGCCTCCCGCACCGGCCGCGGACACGGCGCCGCTCCCGGTACGTCCGGCGCAACTCCCGGCGACGGTGCCCGACTTCACCGGTCGCGCGTCCTTCGTCCGCGAGCTGAGCGGTGTCCTGTCCGCGGCGTCCGGGGGCGCGACGACGGGCCGGGTGATGGCGGTGTCGGCGCTGGCCGGCATCGGCGGCGTCGGCAAGACGACCCTCGCGGTGCACGTCGCCCACCGGGCGCGGGCCGCCTTCCCGGACGGGCAGCTGTACGTCGACCTCCAGGGTGCCGGCGCGCGGCCCGCGGAGCCGGAGACGGTGCTGGGCTCCTTCCTGCGGGCCCTGGGCACCGCCGACTCGGCCGTCCCCGACTCGCTGGAGGAGCGGGCCGCCCTGTACCGCTCCGTCCTGGACGGCCGCCGTGTCCTCGTCCTGCTGGACAACGCCCGCGACGCCGCCCAGGTGCGGCCGCTGCTGCCCGGCACGGAGGGCTGCGCCGCGCTGGTGACGGCCCGGGTGCGGATGGTGGACCTGGCCGGGGCGCACCTGGTCGACCTGGACGTGATGTCGCCCGAGGAGGCGCTGGTCCTCTTCACGAGGATCGTGGGCGAGGAGCGGGTGGCATCGGAGCGGAAGGCGGCGCTCGACGTGGTCGGCGCGTGCGGTTTCCTGCCGCTGGCGATCCGCGTCGCCGCGTCCCGGCTGGCGGCCCGCCGTACGTGGACCGTCTCCGTGCTGGCGGCGAAGCTGGCGGACGAGCGACGCCGTCTGGACGAGCTGCAGGCCGGTGACCTGGCGGTCGAGGCCACCTTCGAACTGGGCTACGGCCAGCTGGAACCGGCCCAGGCCCGCGCCTTCCGGCTGCTGGGTCTGGCGGACGGCCCGGACATCTCCCTCGCGGCCGCGGCGGCGGTCCTGGACCTCCCGGCGCAGGACACGGAGGACCTCCTGGAGTCCCTGGTGGACACGTCGTTGCTCGAATCGGCGGCGCCGGGCCGCTACCGCCTCCACGACCTGGTCCGCCTCTACGCGCGTGCGTGCGCGGAGCGGGACGAGCAGCCGCCCGGCGAGCGGGCGGCGGCGCTGTCGCGGCTGCTGGACTTCTACCTGGCGACGGCCGCGGGGGTGTACGCGATCGAGCGGCCCGGGGACCGGCTGGTGGACGGCCTGGAGCCGACGGAGTACCCGGGCCTGACGTTCACCGAGGGGTCGGCGGCCCTGGACTGGCTGTACACCGAGGCTGGGCCGCTGCTGGCGTGCGTGCGGCAGTCCGTGGGGACGGGCAGGCTGCGGCGTGCGGTGGACCTGCTGTGGGCGGCCAAGGACCTCACGGAGTCCGGGGCCGACTCCCACCAGTACGAGGCGACGGCCAGGGGGATGTGCGAGGCGACGCGCACGGCCGGCGACACCCTGGCCGAGGGACGGGCACGGACGGTGCTCACCGACGTCCTGCTGGTGACCGGCCGCATCCCGCAGGCGGAGGTGGAGTCGCGGCTGGCCATGCGGCTCGCGGAGTCCGTCGACGACGGCGCCGCGGTGAGCTGGGTCGCCAACAGCCTGGGGCTCATCTGCCTGCACCAGGGACGGCACACCGACAGCAAGCCGTTCTTCGAGCGGGCCATCGAGGGATTCCGCGCCCTGTGCAACCGTCCGCCCGAGGCGACGGCCCTGTGCAACCTCTCGCGGGCCCACCTGGGAGCCGGCGACGTCGCCCAGGCCGTGGACTTCGCGCGGCGGGGGCTGGACGCGCACGCCGAGTTCGGCAGGACCGTGCGTCTGGCCAACAGCCACTACGCGCTGGGCATCGCCCTCAACCGGGCCGACCGGCACACGGAGGCGCTCGGGCACTTCTCCGAGGCATTGACGATCTTCACCGCGCACCGGCAGCGGCTGTGGGAGGGCACGACGAACTACCGCATCGCCGAGGTCCACCTCGCCGCCCAGCGTCCCGCGCAGGCGGCGCAGCACGCCGAACAGGCCCTCGCGCTGGGCTGCATCGGGGGTGACCGCATGCAGGGCAACGTCCTGACCCTGCTGGGCCGGGCCCTGTCCGGGCTGGAGCAGACGGACCGGGCCAGGGCCTGCTGGAGCAAGGCCCTGCGGCTGTACGAGCAGGAGGGCGCCGAGGAGGCGAGCGAGGCGAGGGCCCTGCTCAGGCCCGCTTCGGCCGCGTGA
- a CDS encoding sigma-like protein translates to MSENQQDTEATATGEAASDETFTTLENPMPAPPKDGAVRTLENPMPSGPAKPDVRTMENPMPAPPALDLDGDGK, encoded by the coding sequence ATGAGCGAGAACCAGCAGGACACGGAAGCGACGGCCACGGGCGAGGCGGCCTCCGACGAGACCTTCACGACGCTCGAGAACCCCATGCCCGCGCCGCCGAAGGACGGGGCCGTCAGGACGCTGGAGAACCCGATGCCCAGCGGACCGGCCAAGCCCGACGTCAGGACCATGGAGAACCCCATGCCGGCCCCGCCCGCCCTGGACCTGGACGGCGACGGCAAGTAG
- a CDS encoding outer membrane protein assembly factor BamB family protein → MVDQLTQHDPRRIGPFEVLGRLGAGGMGLVYLARSASGRRVAIKTVRTELAEDQLFRVRFTREVEAARAVSGFYTAAVVDADPRAAVPWLATAYVPAPSLEEIVNECGPMPAQAVRWLAAGVAEALQSIHGAGLVHRDLKPSNVLVVEDGPRVIDFGIASGVSNTRLTMTNVAVGTPAYMSPEQAKDSRSVTGASDVFSLGSMLVFAATGHPPFHGANPVETVFMLLREGPDLEGLPDELRPLIESCMQMEATGRPNPADLQSQLAPHLFGSGSDDSGTASAWLPERAVGLIEGRRGGRPAIKPATTAGGRGPGPAGGRPAVPAPPLPPPPSHDPVVPAPPAHGPAVPVPDGGPVRLAGAAVPIGPGPRVADMRAAAVAAPPPESALAASWSRPRPGVNGADPAVPAAPPVPPPSPEASPAGWRPWRFRMSNDVWGTPRVAGELVYVTSFEVHALDVATGRRRFKTRDVAWSMAVADGRVHASDGPTLFALDAREGADLWRVQTDAWVYSLQAERGTVLTATRGGGVQGWEASTGQKLWEVTGAQTDFESPEAGAALHDGTAYVWQDARLRALDARTGDERWSYPIGDAASCGGVPVRLGQAPDGYVYVAAGTRVLALEVASGHVRWHFEAPAVFLAPPTFVPGPAVTGGGVYLADYLGTVYALDATDGRDRWRIATEARSSTDPVLVAAGHVHVGSGKGLYTLDAVTGTPKWRFQAGGDIVGAPAVAEGRIHFGSTDHLLYTLKADDGRLRWKLATGGEITGSPVVRDGIVYACSKDRCVYALDAEKGTGTARTT, encoded by the coding sequence GTGGTGGATCAGCTGACACAGCACGATCCGCGGCGCATCGGGCCGTTCGAGGTGCTGGGCCGGCTCGGCGCCGGCGGCATGGGGCTGGTCTATCTCGCGCGCTCGGCGTCCGGGCGGCGCGTGGCGATCAAGACGGTGCGCACCGAGCTGGCGGAGGACCAGCTGTTCCGCGTCCGCTTCACCCGAGAGGTGGAGGCCGCCCGCGCGGTCTCGGGCTTCTACACGGCCGCCGTGGTCGACGCCGACCCGCGCGCCGCCGTGCCGTGGCTGGCCACGGCCTACGTGCCCGCTCCCTCCCTCGAGGAGATAGTGAACGAGTGCGGCCCCATGCCGGCCCAGGCGGTGCGCTGGCTGGCCGCGGGCGTCGCCGAGGCGCTCCAGTCGATCCACGGCGCCGGACTGGTCCACCGCGACCTGAAGCCCTCCAACGTCCTCGTCGTCGAGGACGGCCCCCGGGTGATCGACTTCGGCATCGCGTCCGGCGTCTCGAACACCCGCCTGACCATGACGAACGTCGCCGTCGGCACCCCCGCCTACATGTCCCCGGAGCAGGCGAAGGACTCCCGCAGCGTCACCGGCGCCAGTGACGTGTTCTCGCTCGGCTCCATGCTGGTCTTCGCCGCCACCGGCCACCCGCCCTTCCACGGGGCCAACCCGGTCGAGACGGTCTTCATGCTGCTGCGCGAGGGCCCCGACCTGGAAGGCCTCCCCGACGAGCTGCGCCCGCTCATCGAGTCCTGCATGCAGATGGAGGCCACCGGCCGCCCCAACCCCGCCGACCTCCAGTCCCAGCTCGCCCCGCACCTCTTCGGCTCCGGCTCCGACGACAGCGGTACGGCCTCCGCGTGGCTGCCCGAACGGGCCGTGGGCCTGATCGAGGGACGCCGGGGCGGACGCCCCGCGATCAAGCCCGCCACGACGGCGGGCGGCCGCGGCCCGGGCCCGGCCGGCGGCCGCCCCGCCGTCCCCGCGCCCCCGCTGCCGCCCCCGCCCTCGCACGACCCCGTCGTCCCGGCGCCGCCCGCGCACGGACCGGCGGTACCCGTGCCCGACGGCGGTCCGGTCCGGCTGGCCGGCGCGGCCGTGCCCATCGGTCCCGGCCCGCGCGTCGCCGACATGCGCGCCGCCGCCGTCGCCGCGCCCCCGCCGGAGTCGGCCCTCGCCGCGTCCTGGTCCCGCCCGCGCCCCGGCGTCAACGGCGCCGACCCCGCCGTACCGGCCGCGCCGCCCGTGCCGCCCCCGTCCCCGGAGGCCTCGCCGGCCGGCTGGCGCCCCTGGCGGTTCCGGATGTCCAACGACGTCTGGGGCACCCCCCGCGTCGCCGGGGAACTCGTCTACGTCACCTCCTTCGAGGTGCACGCCCTGGACGTGGCCACCGGACGGCGCCGCTTCAAGACCCGGGACGTCGCCTGGTCGATGGCGGTCGCGGACGGCCGCGTCCACGCCTCCGACGGCCCCACCCTCTTCGCCCTGGACGCCCGCGAGGGCGCCGACCTCTGGCGCGTCCAGACGGACGCCTGGGTGTACTCCCTCCAGGCCGAGCGGGGCACGGTCCTCACCGCCACCCGCGGCGGCGGCGTCCAGGGCTGGGAGGCCTCGACCGGCCAGAAGCTGTGGGAGGTCACCGGCGCCCAGACCGACTTCGAGTCCCCCGAGGCCGGCGCCGCGCTCCACGACGGCACCGCGTACGTCTGGCAGGACGCCCGGCTGCGCGCCCTGGACGCCCGTACCGGCGACGAGAGGTGGTCGTACCCGATCGGCGACGCGGCCTCCTGCGGCGGCGTCCCGGTCCGCCTCGGCCAGGCCCCCGACGGCTACGTGTACGTCGCGGCCGGCACCCGGGTCCTCGCCCTGGAGGTCGCCTCCGGCCACGTCCGCTGGCACTTCGAGGCCCCGGCCGTCTTCCTCGCCCCGCCCACCTTCGTGCCGGGCCCGGCGGTGACCGGCGGCGGGGTCTACCTCGCCGACTACCTCGGCACCGTCTACGCCCTCGACGCCACCGACGGCCGCGACCGCTGGCGCATCGCGACCGAGGCCCGCTCCTCGACCGACCCGGTCCTGGTCGCCGCCGGCCACGTCCACGTGGGCAGCGGCAAGGGCCTCTACACCCTGGACGCGGTCACCGGCACCCCCAAGTGGCGCTTCCAGGCGGGCGGCGACATCGTGGGCGCCCCCGCGGTCGCCGAGGGCCGCATCCACTTCGGCTCGACGGACCACCTGCTCTACACCCTGAAGGCCGACGACGGCCGCCTGCGCTGGAAGCTCGCCACCGGCGGCGAGATCACCGGCTCCCCGGTCGTCCGCGACGGCATCGTGTACGCGTGCAGCAAGGACCGCTGCGTATACGCGCTGGACGCGGAGAAGGGCACGGGGACGGCACGTACGACGTGA
- a CDS encoding VOC family protein — protein sequence MAENGASEKRASARPSDHREGVPCWVDAQLSDVEAGKRFYGELFGWTFEEESPAGNAQGAGDAGRSVRACLDGEPVAALVRKTDGRMPTVWSVYFHTPDAAALAGRIRAGGGQVVTPPHPVGDLGTAALAADPQGAVFGLWQPGRRTGFGRRHEPGAFAWAELYTRDTEAANAFYGDLFHDALFGPDASPDFGRAPVSDVFPAEMPPHFLVHFLVEDAEAALGAVTALGGRVRVPPFETSYGRAAVVSDGQGASFALLQR from the coding sequence ATGGCCGAAAACGGGGCATCCGAGAAGAGGGCGTCAGCCCGTCCGTCCGACCACCGGGAGGGTGTTCCCTGCTGGGTGGACGCACAGCTCTCCGACGTGGAGGCGGGCAAGCGTTTCTACGGCGAGCTGTTCGGCTGGACCTTCGAGGAGGAGTCGCCCGCGGGGAACGCGCAGGGCGCGGGGGACGCGGGGCGGTCCGTGCGGGCGTGCCTGGACGGCGAGCCCGTCGCCGCGCTGGTCCGCAAGACGGACGGCCGGATGCCCACCGTGTGGTCCGTGTACTTCCACACCCCCGACGCCGCCGCCCTGGCCGGGCGGATCCGGGCGGGCGGCGGCCAGGTCGTCACCCCGCCCCACCCGGTCGGCGACCTGGGCACCGCGGCCCTCGCCGCGGACCCCCAGGGCGCGGTCTTCGGGCTCTGGCAGCCGGGCCGCCGCACCGGCTTCGGACGCCGCCACGAGCCCGGCGCCTTCGCCTGGGCCGAGCTGTACACCCGGGACACCGAGGCCGCCAACGCCTTCTACGGCGACCTGTTCCACGACGCGCTCTTCGGCCCGGATGCCTCTCCCGACTTCGGCCGCGCCCCGGTCTCCGACGTCTTCCCCGCCGAGATGCCGCCGCACTTCCTCGTCCACTTCCTCGTCGAGGACGCCGAGGCCGCGCTCGGGGCGGTGACCGCGCTCGGCGGCCGGGTGCGGGTGCCGCCCTTCGAGACGTCGTACGGGAGGGCGGCCGTCGTCTCGGACGGCCAGGGGGCGTCGTTCGCACTCCTGCAGCGCTGA
- a CDS encoding TetR family transcriptional regulator, with the protein MRTVDGRVAGRRGQATRQKLLDCLSEMLSSSPYRDVKVIDVARKAGTSPATFYQYFPDVEGAVLEIAERMAAESSSLAELTADRSWVGKAGWQTAQELVDGFLEFWRKNDAILRVVDLGAAEGDKRFSKIRMKILNSVNSSLADSVADLQAKGRVDKDVNPAAVAGSLVVMLAAAASHQKGFSSWGVKQAELKPTLALLTYLGITGKKPSK; encoded by the coding sequence GTGCGTACCGTCGACGGCCGCGTGGCCGGTCGACGTGGGCAGGCGACCAGGCAGAAACTGCTCGACTGCCTCAGTGAAATGCTCAGCTCCTCCCCCTATCGCGATGTCAAAGTCATCGATGTCGCCCGCAAGGCGGGCACGTCGCCCGCGACCTTCTACCAGTACTTCCCGGACGTCGAGGGCGCCGTTCTGGAGATCGCCGAGCGTATGGCCGCCGAGAGTTCCTCGCTGGCCGAACTGACGGCGGACCGCTCCTGGGTCGGCAAGGCCGGCTGGCAGACGGCTCAGGAACTCGTCGACGGATTCCTGGAGTTCTGGAGGAAGAACGACGCGATTCTCCGAGTCGTGGATCTCGGCGCGGCGGAGGGCGACAAACGGTTCTCCAAGATCCGCATGAAGATCCTGAATTCGGTGAATTCCTCCCTCGCGGATTCCGTGGCCGATCTTCAGGCCAAGGGCCGGGTCGACAAGGACGTGAACCCCGCGGCCGTCGCCGGGTCACTGGTCGTCATGCTCGCGGCCGCCGCTTCGCACCAGAAGGGTTTCTCCTCGTGGGGTGTGAAACAGGCTGAACTCAAGCCCACTCTCGCCCTGTTGACGTATCTCGGCATCACCGGGAAGAAGCCCTCGAAGTAG
- a CDS encoding pyridoxamine 5'-phosphate oxidase family protein, with amino-acid sequence MALTRAERETFLAEPHIAALAVDAQAGRAPLTVPIWYQYEPGGEVWIMTGLDSRKNKLIREAGRFSLMVDRLEPTVRYVSVEGPVVGTLTATEAHLREMSARYLPAEKVDDYVAFSQASHGDQVVVRMRPERWLSSDLGSV; translated from the coding sequence ATGGCCCTGACCCGCGCAGAGCGTGAGACGTTCCTGGCCGAGCCGCACATCGCCGCACTGGCGGTCGACGCGCAGGCGGGCCGTGCCCCGCTGACCGTGCCGATCTGGTACCAGTACGAGCCCGGCGGCGAGGTGTGGATCATGACCGGACTCGACAGCCGCAAGAACAAGCTGATCCGCGAGGCGGGCCGGTTCTCCCTGATGGTCGACCGGCTGGAGCCCACCGTCCGCTACGTGTCGGTGGAGGGCCCGGTCGTCGGGACGCTCACCGCGACCGAGGCGCACCTGCGGGAGATGTCCGCGCGCTACCTCCCCGCCGAGAAGGTCGACGACTACGTCGCCTTCTCCCAGGCGAGCCACGGCGATCAGGTCGTCGTCCGGATGCGCCCCGAGCGCTGGCTCTCCTCCGACCTGGGCTCCGTGTGA
- a CDS encoding pyridoxine/pyridoxamine 5'-phosphate oxidase — protein sequence MSDLPELLRSLRVWDAAVTELPPFDPSTAPGDPLELFTRWFAEAVAAGEREPHTVSLATADAEGLPDARIVMLHGADTDGWAFATHAGSRKGRHLATRPYAALVFYWPALGRQVRVRGPVSTAPAEQARADLHARSAGALAAALTGRQSEELASAEELARVSQAAWERAGREPDAPVPSWTLYRLRPDEVEFFQGDARRRHVRLSYRRAEDGGWDRRLLWP from the coding sequence GTGAGCGACCTGCCCGAGCTGCTCAGGTCGCTGCGGGTGTGGGACGCCGCGGTCACCGAGCTGCCGCCCTTCGACCCGTCCACCGCGCCCGGCGACCCGCTGGAGCTGTTCACCCGGTGGTTCGCCGAGGCGGTCGCGGCCGGGGAGCGCGAGCCGCACACGGTGTCGCTGGCCACGGCGGACGCCGAGGGCCTGCCCGACGCGCGGATCGTGATGCTGCACGGCGCGGACACGGACGGCTGGGCGTTCGCCACACACGCCGGCAGCCGCAAGGGCCGCCACCTCGCCACCCGCCCGTACGCCGCGCTCGTCTTCTACTGGCCGGCGCTGGGCCGCCAGGTGCGGGTACGCGGCCCGGTCTCCACTGCCCCGGCCGAGCAGGCGCGGGCCGATCTGCACGCGCGGTCGGCGGGCGCCCTGGCCGCGGCCCTCACCGGGCGGCAGAGCGAGGAGCTGGCGTCGGCCGAGGAGCTGGCCCGCGTCTCCCAGGCGGCCTGGGAGCGGGCCGGGCGGGAACCGGACGCGCCGGTACCGAGCTGGACGCTGTACCGGCTGCGCCCCGACGAGGTCGAGTTCTTCCAGGGGGACGCCCGCCGGCGCCACGTACGGCTGTCCTACCGGCGTGCGGAGGACGGCGGTTGGGACCGGCGGCTGCTGTGGCCGTGA
- a CDS encoding GNAT family N-acetyltransferase, whose amino-acid sequence MAHTRLHTLDPALSRTEPRGHGLRLAAWDAGSDADAQAWLRGHLDPDFQRWNTPLKLWTDLAGARESLRARARDAADGRSASFRITDDESGTTLGGISVNEISRQMRVARVGYWVLAEARGRGVATRALLLASRWAYAELGLHRLELGHAVGHDASCRVAERSGYVAEGTLREAMFEAGRHDAFRDVHLHARLATDEEPTAPGAS is encoded by the coding sequence ATGGCCCACACACGTCTGCACACCCTCGACCCCGCCCTCTCCCGCACCGAACCGCGCGGCCACGGCCTGCGCCTGGCCGCCTGGGACGCCGGTTCGGACGCCGACGCGCAAGCGTGGCTGCGCGGCCACCTGGACCCCGACTTCCAGCGCTGGAACACGCCGCTCAAGCTCTGGACCGACCTCGCCGGGGCCCGCGAGTCGCTGCGCGCACGGGCGCGCGACGCGGCGGACGGCAGGTCGGCGTCGTTCCGGATCACGGACGACGAGAGCGGTACGACGCTGGGCGGAATCAGCGTCAACGAGATCAGCAGGCAGATGAGGGTGGCCCGGGTCGGCTACTGGGTGCTGGCCGAGGCCCGCGGCCGCGGCGTCGCCACCCGGGCCCTGCTCCTCGCCTCCCGCTGGGCCTACGCCGAACTCGGCCTGCACCGCCTGGAACTCGGCCACGCCGTCGGGCACGACGCCTCCTGCCGGGTCGCCGAGCGGAGCGGCTACGTGGCCGAGGGCACCCTGCGCGAGGCGATGTTCGAGGCGGGTCGGCACGACGCGTTCCGGGACGTGCACCTGCACGCGCGTCTGGCGACGGACGAGGAACCGACGGCGCCCGGCGCGAGCTGA
- a CDS encoding flavin-containing monooxygenase, translated as MADSTASADPQQPAHPADRPVYVIGAGPGGLAVAHALRARGLRAVVLERADGVGSSWRRHYDRLRLHTTRRLSALPGLPMPRRFGRWVARDDVVRYLEKYAEHHQLEIVTGVEVFRVERAPDGAGWLLHASGGRELTGAAVVVATGYNHTPRVPEWPGRDTYTGEFRHAAEYRVPAPYAGRDVLVVGVGNTGAEIAVDLVEGGAARVRLSVRTAPHIVRRSTAGWPAQYTGVLCRRLPVALVDRLARPVARMSVPDLSAQGLPRPGTGLYSRVAQGAIPVQDVGLIDAVRAGRVEVVAAMDGFEDGKVLLADGTRVAPDAVIAATGYRRGLEGLVGHLGVLDDTGRPVAHGGRAPAGAPGLYFTGFTNPISGMLRELSIDAGRIAGAVAKREAGRVSRLPG; from the coding sequence ATGGCCGACTCCACAGCGTCCGCTGACCCGCAGCAGCCCGCACACCCCGCGGACCGCCCCGTGTACGTCATAGGCGCCGGTCCCGGCGGTCTCGCCGTCGCGCACGCGCTGCGCGCCCGGGGTCTGCGGGCCGTGGTCCTGGAGCGGGCCGACGGCGTCGGTTCCTCCTGGCGGCGCCACTACGACCGGCTGCGGCTGCACACCACCCGCCGGCTGTCGGCACTGCCCGGCCTGCCGATGCCGCGCCGCTTCGGGCGGTGGGTGGCCCGCGACGACGTGGTGCGCTACCTGGAGAAGTACGCCGAGCACCACCAGCTGGAGATCGTCACCGGGGTCGAGGTCTTCCGCGTCGAGCGCGCTCCCGACGGCGCGGGCTGGCTGCTGCACGCCTCCGGGGGCCGGGAGCTGACCGGCGCCGCGGTGGTGGTCGCCACCGGGTACAACCACACCCCGCGGGTGCCCGAGTGGCCCGGCCGGGACACGTACACCGGGGAGTTCCGGCACGCCGCCGAGTACCGTGTCCCGGCCCCGTACGCCGGTCGGGACGTGCTGGTGGTCGGGGTCGGCAACACGGGTGCGGAGATCGCCGTGGACCTGGTGGAGGGCGGGGCCGCCCGGGTCCGGCTCTCGGTGCGCACGGCGCCGCACATCGTGCGCCGCTCGACCGCCGGGTGGCCCGCCCAGTACACCGGCGTCCTGTGCCGGCGGCTGCCGGTCGCGCTGGTCGACCGGCTGGCCCGGCCGGTGGCCCGGATGAGCGTGCCCGACCTGTCGGCCCAGGGGCTGCCGCGTCCCGGCACCGGGCTCTACAGCCGGGTCGCGCAGGGCGCCATCCCGGTGCAGGACGTCGGCCTGATCGACGCGGTGCGCGCGGGCCGGGTGGAGGTCGTCGCCGCGATGGACGGCTTCGAGGACGGCAAGGTCCTCCTGGCCGACGGCACCCGCGTCGCCCCCGACGCGGTGATCGCGGCCACGGGGTACCGGCGGGGCCTGGAGGGCCTGGTCGGCCACCTCGGCGTCCTCGACGACACCGGCCGGCCGGTCGCCCACGGGGGCCGCGCCCCGGCCGGTGCGCCCGGCCTGTACTTCACCGGGTTCACCAATCCGATCAGCGGGATGCTGCGGGAGCTGTCGATCGACGCGGGCCGGATCGCCGGGGCGGTGGCGAAACGGGAGGCGGGGCGGGTGTCACGCCTGCCGGGCTGA